A single region of the Marinobacter nanhaiticus D15-8W genome encodes:
- a CDS encoding FAD-dependent oxidoreductase, which yields MKASRKVILLVAIILLVVLFFAFDLGRFFSLDYIVEQRDVLQQEVDQHPGISGIIFFLIYVAVTGLSLPGAAVMTVLGGALFGLFFGLVLVSFASAIGATLAFLASRVLFRDTVQRRFGDSLRTVNKGVEQDGSFYLFGLRLVPLFPFFVINLVMGLTPMKTLRFYWVSQLGMLPGTIVYVNAGTQLGQVDSLGGILSPQLIGSFVLLAIFPIIARSIMNLIKRRRLLKNYSRPDAFDRNLIVIGAGSAGLVTAYIAAATKASVTLIEKHKMGGDCLNTGCVPSKTLIKSARIAHDARRGGQFGVETLGVNVDFPAVMERVQSVIKTIEPHDSIERYTSLGVDCVTGEARIVDPWRVEVDGKTLTTRNIVIATGARPFVPPIPGIDLVPYYTSDTVWELRQAPKNLLILGGGPIGCELAQAFARLDVPVVQIDQAPRILSREDDDAAQLVTGSLVADGVDLRTGARAERFEKDGDSYRLIYQQDGEEKQVEFDTLLLAVGRKANTESLGLEALGIETNDNGTLQVDETLQTRIPGIYACGDVAGPYQFTHAAAHQAWYASVNSLFGSFKTFKVDYRVLPWTTFTDPEVARVGLNEQEAKEQGVAFEVTTYSLDELDRAIAEGETEGFVKVLTPPGKDRILGATVVGNHAGELITEFISAMKHGYGLNKILGTIHVYPTLSEANKFAAGNWKKAHAPESALRWLERFHAWRRA from the coding sequence ATGAAAGCTTCCCGGAAAGTCATCCTCCTGGTCGCCATTATCCTCCTGGTCGTCCTGTTCTTCGCTTTCGACCTGGGCCGTTTCTTCAGTCTCGATTACATCGTCGAGCAACGTGACGTCCTTCAGCAGGAGGTGGACCAGCACCCTGGGATCAGCGGCATCATCTTCTTCCTGATCTACGTCGCGGTCACCGGCTTGTCTCTACCCGGAGCGGCGGTAATGACTGTGCTTGGGGGCGCGTTGTTCGGGCTGTTTTTCGGACTCGTGCTGGTGTCCTTTGCAAGCGCGATCGGCGCAACGCTGGCCTTCCTTGCCTCACGGGTATTGTTCCGGGACACGGTCCAGCGACGCTTCGGCGACTCCCTGCGGACCGTGAACAAGGGTGTGGAGCAGGATGGCAGTTTCTATCTGTTCGGACTGCGGCTGGTACCCCTCTTCCCGTTCTTCGTGATCAACCTGGTCATGGGCCTGACACCCATGAAGACGCTGCGGTTCTATTGGGTGAGCCAGCTCGGGATGCTCCCGGGCACTATCGTCTATGTGAACGCCGGCACCCAGCTGGGCCAGGTGGACAGTCTGGGCGGTATCCTCTCACCCCAACTGATCGGCTCTTTCGTGCTGTTGGCGATTTTCCCGATTATCGCACGCTCGATCATGAACCTGATCAAACGTCGGCGCCTACTGAAAAACTATAGTCGGCCCGACGCATTCGACCGCAACCTGATCGTTATCGGTGCCGGGTCCGCGGGATTGGTCACCGCCTATATCGCCGCAGCAACCAAGGCGAGCGTCACCCTGATCGAGAAGCACAAGATGGGCGGCGACTGCCTGAATACCGGCTGCGTGCCCAGCAAGACGCTGATCAAGAGCGCACGCATTGCCCATGACGCCCGACGGGGCGGGCAATTCGGTGTTGAGACCTTGGGGGTAAACGTGGACTTCCCCGCGGTGATGGAGCGCGTGCAGTCGGTCATCAAGACCATCGAGCCCCACGATTCCATCGAGCGTTACACCAGTCTTGGCGTGGACTGCGTGACCGGGGAAGCGCGCATCGTGGACCCTTGGCGAGTGGAGGTTGACGGCAAAACCCTGACCACCCGCAATATCGTGATCGCCACCGGCGCTCGGCCGTTCGTGCCGCCGATCCCGGGCATTGACCTGGTGCCCTACTACACGTCCGACACCGTATGGGAACTTCGCCAGGCACCGAAAAACCTGCTGATCCTCGGCGGCGGGCCGATCGGCTGCGAGCTGGCCCAGGCCTTCGCCCGACTGGATGTACCCGTGGTGCAGATAGACCAGGCGCCACGCATCCTGTCCCGTGAAGACGACGATGCCGCGCAGCTGGTGACCGGTAGCCTGGTCGCCGACGGAGTCGATCTACGGACCGGCGCCCGTGCAGAGCGTTTTGAGAAGGACGGCGATAGCTATCGCCTGATCTACCAGCAGGATGGCGAGGAAAAACAGGTGGAGTTCGACACCCTGCTGCTGGCCGTAGGCCGCAAGGCTAATACCGAGAGCCTTGGCCTGGAGGCGTTGGGTATCGAAACCAACGACAATGGCACGCTCCAGGTGGATGAAACGCTGCAGACCCGGATTCCCGGCATCTATGCCTGTGGCGACGTCGCGGGGCCCTACCAGTTCACCCATGCCGCGGCCCATCAGGCCTGGTATGCGTCGGTCAACAGCCTGTTCGGCAGCTTCAAGACATTCAAGGTGGATTATCGAGTGCTTCCCTGGACGACATTTACCGATCCAGAAGTCGCGCGCGTCGGACTCAACGAACAGGAGGCGAAGGAACAGGGTGTGGCTTTCGAAGTCACCACCTACTCGCTGGATGAACTCGATCGCGCCATTGCCGAGGGCGAAACCGAGGGTTTCGTGAAGGTGCTGACGCCGCCGGGTAAAGATCGCATCCTTGGCGCCACCGTTGTCGGCAACCATGCGGGCGAGTTGATTACCGAATTCATCAGTGCGATGAAACATGGCTACGGACTGAACAAGATCCTTGGCACCATCCACGTCTATCCGACCCTGTCGGAAGCCAACAAGTTTGCGGCGGGCAACTGGAAGAAGGCCCATGCGCCGGAGAGTGCCCTGCGGTGGCTTGAGCGGTTTCACGCTTGGCGCCGGGCCTAG
- a CDS encoding lipase secretion chaperone produces MPPILRYLLVFAAIIAVISGAAWLLDPEVPAESPVAPESSTAKLPAKRSTQAPSQLLGTVDKTRLPEQLPGSLQGTQAPSGWLKVDRDNRLMVTPALRGMFEYYLAALGEESLPQLVARIDRALEALPEPARSEANELLGQYLDYKLAVGELETRAGEAGSLQSAEQQLQAIRDLRREYLGEVAAEAFFAREEAIDRFQVRRREIMDNRSLSDAERKAQLAAAESELPESLQEARAESRKFMTYQARLEALQDDPNATEADISRLRESTFGAEIAQRLEDVEQAREDWQRRWAAYRSDLAALESAGLAEPERKAEVQRLRDQYFSEQEQVRVQALDSVN; encoded by the coding sequence ATGCCTCCTATCCTTCGCTATCTTCTCGTTTTCGCTGCCATTATAGCTGTTATCTCCGGCGCTGCCTGGTTGCTGGATCCCGAGGTGCCCGCCGAGTCGCCGGTAGCCCCCGAGTCTTCAACTGCCAAGCTGCCAGCGAAGCGTTCTACACAGGCACCGTCTCAGCTTCTCGGCACGGTCGACAAGACCCGTCTGCCCGAGCAACTGCCGGGTTCGTTGCAAGGTACCCAAGCGCCGTCCGGATGGCTGAAGGTAGACCGGGACAATCGCCTGATGGTCACCCCGGCTCTGCGAGGAATGTTCGAGTACTACCTGGCAGCGTTGGGGGAGGAATCCCTGCCGCAACTGGTGGCTCGGATAGACCGGGCCCTCGAGGCGCTGCCGGAGCCCGCCCGCAGCGAAGCAAACGAACTACTGGGCCAATACCTGGACTACAAGCTGGCAGTGGGTGAGCTGGAAACGCGGGCCGGCGAGGCTGGGAGCTTGCAGAGCGCAGAGCAGCAACTTCAGGCCATCCGCGACCTGCGCCGCGAGTACCTGGGCGAAGTGGCTGCCGAGGCCTTCTTTGCGCGAGAGGAAGCGATCGACAGGTTCCAGGTACGCCGCAGGGAAATTATGGACAACCGGAGCTTGAGCGATGCCGAGCGTAAGGCCCAGTTGGCTGCCGCCGAGAGCGAGCTGCCGGAGTCCCTGCAAGAGGCCCGGGCCGAAAGCCGTAAATTCATGACCTACCAGGCACGCCTCGAAGCGTTGCAGGATGATCCCAATGCGACCGAAGCGGATATCAGCCGCCTGCGGGAATCGACATTCGGGGCAGAGATCGCCCAACGGCTGGAAGATGTGGAGCAGGCGCGGGAAGACTGGCAGCGCCGCTGGGCGGCGTATCGCTCTGACCTTGCAGCGCTTGAGAGCGCCGGGCTGGCGGAGCCCGAGCGCAAGGCAGAAGTTCAGCGCCTGCGCGACCAGTATTTCAGCGAGCAGGAGCAGGTTCGCGTCCAGGCGCTGGATTCCGTCAATTGA
- a CDS encoding TetR/AcrR family transcriptional regulator: protein MAYRETEKMRLRKAEVRQRILSCAHQCVAEGGFRNAQINQVAEMAGVATGTVYRHFESKAELFAEVFRIATQREVDKVGEALAGDGSAPERLERALRQFAERALHGPVMAWALIAEPVDPQVEGERLTYRRAYAEYFEQAIGEGIGEGSLPAQDARLSATCLVGAIAESLVGPLSPTQQTPQQDRPDAFDDRQIKALVEPIIDFCLQGVTGQRRKLS from the coding sequence ATGGCCTACCGCGAAACGGAGAAAATGCGGCTACGGAAAGCCGAAGTGCGCCAACGTATTCTCAGTTGCGCCCACCAATGCGTCGCTGAAGGCGGTTTCCGCAATGCCCAGATCAATCAGGTGGCCGAGATGGCCGGGGTCGCCACAGGAACTGTCTATCGGCATTTCGAGTCGAAAGCAGAACTGTTTGCCGAAGTCTTCCGCATCGCGACCCAGCGTGAGGTGGACAAGGTGGGCGAGGCCCTTGCCGGCGATGGATCGGCCCCGGAGCGCCTGGAACGGGCGTTACGCCAGTTTGCCGAGCGCGCCCTGCATGGGCCGGTGATGGCGTGGGCGCTGATTGCCGAGCCGGTGGACCCGCAGGTGGAAGGCGAGCGCCTGACTTACCGCCGAGCCTATGCCGAATATTTCGAGCAGGCTATTGGCGAAGGTATCGGGGAAGGCTCGCTACCGGCCCAGGATGCACGCCTGAGCGCCACCTGCCTGGTCGGGGCAATTGCGGAAAGTTTGGTGGGCCCGTTGTCCCCGACACAACAGACACCACAACAAGACAGGCCCGACGCCTTTGACGACAGGCAGATCAAAGCCCTGGTCGAGCCGATCATCGACTTCTGTCTGCAGGGGGTGACCGGCCAACGGAGAAAACTGTCATGA